One genomic region from Nitrospira sp. encodes:
- the gmd gene encoding GDP-mannose 4,6-dehydratase, whose translation MKKALITGITGQDGSYLSEFLLARGYEVYGIVRRSSSFNTGRIDPIYEDPHVPHRRLHLIYGDLNDASSLNRILRTVQPDEIYNLGAQSHVRVSFDIPEYTGEITGLGTIRLLEAIRESGLKPKFYQASSSEMFGKVLEVPQKESTPFYPRSPYGAAKVYSYWITVNYREAYNLFACNGILFNHESPRRGETFVTRKITKAAARIKLGVQQDLFLGNLEAKRDWGYAGDYVEAMWMMLQAPTPDDYVIATGETHTVKEMLELTFDRLELDWTKHVKIDAKYYRPTEVDLLIGDAGKAKKELGWQPKVRFEELIAMMVDADLAAERERLEGVGRKH comes from the coding sequence GTGAAGAAAGCACTGATTACGGGGATTACCGGACAAGATGGATCTTATCTGTCGGAATTTCTGCTCGCTAGAGGCTACGAAGTCTACGGCATTGTGCGCCGTTCCAGTTCGTTCAACACAGGGCGCATCGATCCGATTTATGAAGATCCGCATGTGCCCCATCGGCGACTTCACTTGATCTACGGTGATCTGAACGACGCCAGCTCTCTGAATCGGATTTTGCGCACCGTCCAGCCTGATGAAATCTATAATCTTGGCGCTCAAAGCCACGTCCGGGTGAGTTTTGATATTCCTGAATATACAGGGGAGATCACAGGGTTAGGAACCATTCGACTGCTTGAAGCCATACGAGAATCGGGGCTCAAGCCGAAGTTTTATCAGGCGTCGTCCAGCGAAATGTTCGGCAAGGTGCTGGAGGTGCCACAGAAGGAATCGACTCCCTTCTATCCAAGGAGTCCGTACGGGGCGGCGAAGGTCTATTCCTACTGGATTACGGTCAACTATCGGGAGGCGTACAATCTCTTTGCCTGCAACGGCATCCTGTTCAACCATGAATCGCCGCGACGGGGGGAAACCTTCGTGACACGGAAGATCACCAAGGCTGCGGCCCGCATCAAGCTGGGCGTCCAACAAGATTTGTTTTTGGGAAATCTGGAGGCCAAGCGCGACTGGGGCTACGCCGGCGACTATGTCGAAGCCATGTGGATGATGTTGCAAGCTCCGACTCCGGACGATTATGTCATCGCGACGGGCGAAACACACACAGTGAAGGAAATGTTGGAGCTGACGTTCGACCGGTTAGAATTGGACTGGACGAAACACGTGAAGATCGATGCCAAGTACTACCGTCCGACTGAAGTCGATCTACTCATCGGTGATGCCGGCAAGGCCAAGAAGGAACTTGGTTGGCAACCGAAAGTACGGTTCGAAGAGTTGATCGCCATGATGGTGGATGCGGATCTCGCAGCGGAACGGGAGAGATTGGAAGGAGTCGGTAGAAAACATTGA
- a CDS encoding GDP-L-fucose synthase translates to MSFWSNKSVVVTGGAGFLGSFVVDQLRAKGCRQIVVPRSKEYDLVQMEAVKQLYSDAKPDLVIHLAARVGGIGANQANPGRFFYDNLMMGTQLIEVGRQRGLTKFVATGTICAYPKFAPIPFKEDDIWNGYPEETNAPYGLAKKMMLVQSQAYRQQYGFNSIVLFPVNLYGPRDNFDLETSHVIPALIRKCAAAKEAGQASINLWGDGSPTREFLYVEDAAEGILLAAEQYDGNLPVNLGTGEEVAIRDLARMIAAEVGFTGTIQWDTTKPNGQPRRCLDVSRAKQLFGFQARHGLRDGLRKTAQWFQDNRQAIREVRF, encoded by the coding sequence ATGTCTTTCTGGTCCAATAAGAGCGTCGTTGTCACAGGGGGAGCCGGATTTCTCGGGTCGTTCGTCGTCGACCAGTTGCGCGCGAAAGGGTGCCGACAGATCGTGGTGCCGCGAAGCAAGGAATACGATTTAGTGCAGATGGAGGCGGTGAAGCAATTGTATAGCGATGCGAAGCCTGACCTGGTGATCCATCTTGCGGCGCGTGTCGGTGGAATCGGGGCCAACCAGGCCAATCCCGGTCGATTTTTCTACGATAACTTGATGATGGGCACGCAGCTGATCGAGGTGGGCCGCCAGCGGGGGCTGACAAAATTCGTCGCAACCGGGACCATCTGCGCCTATCCTAAATTCGCGCCCATTCCATTCAAGGAAGATGACATCTGGAACGGGTACCCTGAGGAAACGAATGCTCCGTACGGGCTGGCGAAAAAGATGATGTTGGTGCAGTCACAGGCCTATCGGCAGCAATATGGTTTTAATTCGATCGTCTTGTTTCCCGTGAATCTCTATGGGCCACGAGATAACTTCGACCTGGAAACCTCTCACGTCATTCCGGCGCTCATACGTAAGTGCGCGGCGGCAAAGGAAGCGGGACAGGCATCGATTAACCTTTGGGGTGATGGATCGCCGACTCGAGAGTTTCTGTATGTTGAGGATGCTGCGGAAGGCATTCTGCTCGCGGCTGAACAGTATGATGGGAACCTACCCGTCAATCTGGGAACAGGTGAAGAGGTCGCGATTCGTGATCTTGCCCGAATGATCGCGGCTGAGGTTGGGTTCACCGGGACGATTCAGTGGGATACCACAAAGCCTAACGGCCAGCCTCGGCGATGCCTTGACGTCAGCCGCGCCAAGCAGCTCTTCGGCTTTCAAGCCCGACATGGCTTGCGCGACGGATTGAGGAAAACCGCTCAGTGGTTTCAGGACAACCGTCAGGCGATACGGGAAGTGCGCTTCTAG
- the wecB gene encoding UDP-N-acetylglucosamine 2-epimerase (non-hydrolyzing), which yields MKRIDIIAGARPNFMKIAPIIEALKATERRGGQLRYRLIHTGQHYDRAMSGSFFEELGIPDPDINLEVGSGTQAEQTAGIMVGYERVLLKDKSDLCLVVGDVTSTMACSIAARKLGVPVAHVEGGIRSGDWTMPEEINRVATDSITNWFFTTSETANGNLRRAGVTDDRIFFVGNTMIDTLLKNVPRFRAPACWHSLKLEPGQFFVVTLHRPANVDGEQQLLSLLRAIVEGTKGLPVVFPVHPRTAKNLRELDSATPQLHYVDPLGYLEFNYLVKHAKGVITDSGGITEETTVLGVPCLTLRDNTERPETITIGTNELIGTDPNKLPPALSRLMAGQWKKGAIPPLWDGRTAERIVGQLERLLLPS from the coding sequence GTGAAGCGCATCGATATCATCGCCGGAGCACGGCCCAATTTCATGAAAATCGCGCCGATCATCGAGGCGCTAAAAGCAACCGAGCGGCGTGGCGGACAGCTACGGTACCGATTGATTCATACCGGTCAGCATTATGATCGCGCGATGTCCGGAAGTTTCTTCGAGGAACTCGGGATTCCAGATCCGGATATCAATCTCGAGGTGGGGTCCGGCACTCAGGCCGAACAAACCGCCGGTATTATGGTCGGGTATGAAAGAGTCTTGTTGAAGGACAAGAGCGACCTCTGTCTTGTGGTCGGTGATGTTACGTCCACGATGGCCTGTTCCATCGCGGCGCGAAAGCTAGGCGTGCCGGTGGCTCATGTCGAGGGCGGGATTCGATCCGGGGATTGGACGATGCCGGAGGAAATCAATCGAGTGGCGACCGACTCCATCACCAACTGGTTTTTCACGACGAGCGAGACGGCCAACGGCAATTTGCGACGCGCTGGGGTAACCGATGACCGGATCTTTTTTGTCGGCAACACGATGATCGACACGTTGCTCAAGAACGTGCCGCGTTTTCGAGCTCCGGCTTGTTGGCACTCCCTCAAGCTCGAACCGGGACAGTTTTTTGTCGTAACACTCCATCGTCCGGCAAACGTCGATGGAGAGCAGCAGCTCTTGTCTTTGCTCCGCGCCATCGTCGAAGGCACCAAAGGACTTCCGGTGGTCTTTCCCGTGCATCCCCGGACCGCGAAAAACCTCAGAGAACTCGACAGTGCGACGCCACAGCTTCATTATGTCGATCCGCTTGGGTACCTGGAATTCAACTATCTCGTCAAACATGCGAAAGGGGTGATTACCGATTCGGGGGGCATCACCGAAGAGACAACGGTGCTCGGAGTGCCCTGCTTGACTCTTCGTGACAATACCGAGCGACCGGAGACCATTACCATCGGGACAAACGAACTGATCGGGACTGATCCCAACAAGCTGCCACCTGCGCTGTCGCGTTTAATGGCAGGACAGTGGAAGAAAGGCGCGATTCCTCCGCTTTGGGATGGAAGGACGGCTGAACGGATCGTTGGACAGTTGGAAAGACTGCTGCTCCCATCGTGA
- a CDS encoding glycosyltransferase family 4 protein has product MPPAQRPRAVTFPFQVLSARYLGKRKSNSYWLSGLAKAIVGSDAVVAPQELQCLTVPCLWMRRKLICKTWIWWGHGYNFQVAVRPSLRTSIKEIVKGFMTRRAEGLITYTEKGADYWRKRGFPQDRVIPYYNTIDVEELRRAANEMGETQRRELRQKLMLDGKHVLLFSGRLYAEKRVDFILRAFALLKKSRPDVSLLIIGDGEERNRLQQLAKDLELHDVHFLGEIVNPKDSAAYFLLADLMVIPSLVGLVIVHGFAFGLPLLTTDSPGHGPELEYLTENNGVMTGRDPSRYAEVIRMLLSSPLRLEAMKRSALAQGDTLKLEYSVQRFVNGITQFSKNQKCIGDGMT; this is encoded by the coding sequence GTGCCTCCAGCGCAGAGACCAAGAGCTGTAACTTTCCCCTTTCAGGTACTTTCGGCACGCTACCTCGGCAAGAGGAAATCAAACTCTTATTGGCTCTCTGGGTTAGCGAAAGCGATCGTAGGATCAGATGCTGTTGTTGCACCGCAAGAATTGCAGTGCCTGACCGTTCCCTGTCTGTGGATGAGGCGAAAGCTGATTTGTAAAACCTGGATTTGGTGGGGGCATGGCTATAACTTTCAAGTGGCAGTTCGACCGTCACTAAGGACAAGCATAAAAGAGATCGTGAAAGGGTTCATGACAAGACGGGCAGAGGGTTTGATTACCTATACGGAGAAGGGCGCAGATTATTGGAGAAAGCGCGGTTTTCCTCAGGATCGAGTCATTCCATATTACAACACGATCGATGTCGAGGAATTGCGAAGGGCTGCCAATGAAATGGGCGAAACACAACGGCGGGAACTCAGGCAAAAACTCATGTTAGACGGGAAACATGTGCTGCTATTTTCAGGCCGTTTGTATGCTGAGAAGAGGGTGGATTTCATTTTACGGGCATTTGCGCTTCTAAAGAAGTCCCGCCCAGATGTATCGCTGTTGATTATTGGAGACGGGGAGGAACGCAACAGACTGCAGCAATTGGCCAAAGATCTTGAACTTCACGACGTGCACTTCCTAGGGGAGATCGTGAATCCTAAGGATTCCGCGGCGTACTTTTTGCTTGCCGATCTCATGGTGATTCCAAGCCTGGTAGGACTTGTCATTGTGCACGGGTTTGCGTTCGGGCTTCCACTACTTACTACAGATTCCCCTGGACACGGACCTGAACTTGAGTATCTCACTGAAAACAATGGAGTCATGACCGGACGTGATCCATCGCGTTATGCGGAAGTCATTCGGATGCTGCTGTCGTCTCCACTACGGCTTGAGGCGATGAAACGCTCAGCGCTGGCTCAAGGTGATACCCTGAAACTCGAGTATTCTGTTCAGCGATTTGTGAACGGGATTACCCAATTTTCGAAAAATCAGAAATGTATAGGAGATGGAATGACATGA
- a CDS encoding family 10 glycosylhydrolase, producing the protein MRTTTNCLRGLFAIIAVWCFPCSMVRGEDVSSHPASPFEGKRAILDGDIPSWTKKEYVDEVLSRIKRAGFNVYMPTVWQGRGTVWPSKHAPWDTKLANRHKSNFDPLRYVIEKAHEMGLEVHPWFTLTLRQSDIFPEFALPTMPQKAFDVHNPEFRELLVKLIEEVTVGYDIDGINLDYVRAIELCTSVRCEDEYNRTYKRSLKGDTMLFRMVPNRVPSLIDYQETAVTTLVREISEALRSKKPHLLLSADVFVGHAPLNQGQNSVSWVNDGLVDVIFRMDYGRQLNFAAMDRTRQELNYPDKQNLLISNMSNPEEMVSGQAYFARDGKWLADTITNVRKRWPKTGIAVYFYKYLTDEQIAAIRNVWPR; encoded by the coding sequence ATGAGAACGACGACGAATTGTTTACGAGGCCTATTCGCCATCATCGCAGTCTGGTGCTTTCCTTGTAGCATGGTGCGAGGGGAGGATGTTTCGTCACACCCCGCATCACCATTCGAGGGCAAGCGGGCCATTCTAGACGGCGACATCCCTTCATGGACGAAGAAGGAATATGTAGATGAAGTACTGTCACGGATCAAACGTGCAGGCTTTAATGTCTATATGCCGACGGTCTGGCAAGGACGCGGTACGGTGTGGCCATCCAAACACGCTCCTTGGGATACCAAGCTGGCGAATCGTCACAAATCAAACTTTGATCCATTGCGGTACGTCATTGAAAAAGCGCATGAGATGGGACTCGAGGTGCATCCATGGTTCACCCTGACGCTAAGACAAAGCGATATTTTCCCTGAATTCGCGTTGCCAACCATGCCGCAGAAAGCCTTTGATGTGCACAACCCGGAGTTTAGGGAGCTCTTAGTAAAACTGATTGAGGAGGTTACGGTCGGTTACGACATCGATGGCATCAACTTGGATTACGTACGTGCTATTGAGCTATGCACGAGTGTGAGGTGTGAAGACGAGTACAACAGGACATACAAGAGGAGTCTAAAAGGGGACACAATGCTGTTCAGGATGGTGCCGAATCGGGTTCCGTCTCTCATCGACTATCAAGAGACAGCCGTCACGACGTTGGTGCGGGAGATCTCGGAGGCACTAAGATCGAAAAAACCGCATCTCTTGCTCAGTGCCGATGTGTTTGTCGGTCATGCTCCATTGAATCAAGGACAGAACAGCGTCTCATGGGTTAACGACGGTCTCGTCGACGTGATTTTTCGGATGGATTATGGGAGGCAACTCAACTTTGCCGCCATGGATCGCACCCGGCAAGAGCTGAACTATCCCGACAAGCAGAATCTTTTGATCTCGAATATGTCGAATCCAGAGGAAATGGTTTCCGGGCAAGCATACTTCGCTCGGGACGGCAAGTGGCTCGCGGATACGATTACCAACGTTCGGAAGCGTTGGCCGAAGACGGGGATCGCCGTTTACTTCTATAAATATCTCACGGATGAGCAGATTGCGGCAATACGCAATGTGTGGCCTCGGTAG